In Brachypodium distachyon strain Bd21 chromosome 2, Brachypodium_distachyon_v3.0, whole genome shotgun sequence, one genomic interval encodes:
- the LOC100825281 gene encoding putative pentatricopeptide repeat-containing protein At1g56570 — MAQKHATTLIKSLCAGGALRHARAVFDEMPDRDVVAWTAMLSGYASNGCHSYALDLFRRMLAAGVGPNEFTLSSVLTACRGGAADGGCEPSSLHAVAVRRGVDHMPYVVNALIEAYASCEEGVGVEESRKLFDALGSGRTAASWTSMVAGYSRWGQEQTGLQLFQTMIQDGIELSPFTCSIALHACASIANLCVGQQLHVLCLRKAFNANLTVANSLIDMYCSCANLLDARRLFDEIPERNLVTWNTMIAWYSQCNHLMALQLLREMNLQPNCFTLTSITSACAGLASLRFGQQVHGAALRRNYGKDLQMCNALVDMYSKCGSIANAKKMFNMMDYKDKLSWTSMITGYGMNGYANESIQLFTSMIHAGVHPDHVVFLGLICACNHGGLVDEGWNFFRSMTSEYNLQPNKEIYGCVTNLLARAGRLREAFDLIHRMPFAPDETVWGALLGACKMHKNVELGRLAARKIIEINPDRAKTYVLLANIYAAGNKWGEYADTRRLLRGIGSRKEAGTSWIDVTDKIYSFTTADSSSPQVSLADEVLQILARHMHEALADSSHKVFRVA, encoded by the exons ATGGCTCAGAAGCACGCGACCACCCTCATCAAATCACtgtgcgccggcggcgcgctccGCCACGCACGGGcggtgttcgacgaaatgcccGACCGGGACGTCGTGGCGTGGACGGCCATGCTCTCCGGTTACGCCTCCAACGGCTGCCACAGCTACGCGCTGGACCTCTTTCGGCGCATGCTCGCGGCGGGCGTCGGTCCCAATGAGTTCACGCTGTCCAGCGTCCTGACCGCGtgccgtggcggcgcggcggacggcggtTGCGAGCCGTCATCGTTGCACGCCGTCGCGGTGCGTCGGGGCGTGGATCACATGCCGTACGTAGTGAACGCGCTCATCGAGGCCTACGCATCCTGCGAGGAGGGCGTGGGCGTGGAGGAATCGAGGAAGCTGTTTGATGCGTTGGGGAGCGGACGCACGGCCGCGTCGTGGACGTCGATGGTCGCAGGATACTCCCGGTGGGGGCAGGAGCAGACGGGGCTACAGTTATTCCAAACGATGATTCAG GATGGCATTGAACTGAGCCCGTTTACATGCTCTATTGCACTCCATGCATGCGCTTCAATAGCCAACTTATGTGTCGGACAGCAACTTCATGTACTGTGCCTAAGGAAAGCTTTCAATGCAAACCTCACTGTTGCCAATTCTCTGATCGACATGTACTGCAGTTGTGCAAACCTTTTGGATGCAAGGAGGCTTTTTGATGAAATTCCCGAGAGGAATTTGGTCACCTGGAATACCATGATTGCTTGGTATAGCCAATGCAATCATCTAATGGCCTTGCAGCTTCTTCGTGAAATGAACCTTCAGCCAAATTGTTTTACCCTGACTAGCATTACATCAGCCTGTGCTGGTCTTGCATCTCTGAGATTCGGGCAGCAGGTCCACGGGGCTGCGCTACGGAGAAACTATGGCAAGGACCTACAAATGTGCAATGCTCTTGTGGACATGTACTCTAAGTGTGGGAGCATAGCCAATGCAAAGAAAATGTTCAACATGATGGATTACAAGGACAAATTATCATGGACATCAATGATCACTGGGTATGGAATGAATGGGTACGCAAATGAGTCCATACAACTTTTCACTTCCATGATACATGCTGGAGTGCACCCTGACCATGTTGTGTTCCTGGGCCTGATATGTGCTTGCAACCATGGTGGTTTAGTAGATGAAGGATGGAACTTCTTCAGGTCAATGACTTCTGAGTATAATTTGCAGCCCAACAAGGAGATTTACGGCTGTGTCACCAATCTCCTTGCTCGTGCAGGGAGGCTGAGAGAAGCATTTGACCTTATCCATAGAATGCCATTTGCTCCTGATGAAACTGTCTGGGGAGCATTGCTTGGTGCCTGCAAGATGCACAAGAATGTGGAGCTCGGGAGATTGGCTGCAAGGAAGATCATCGAGATCAATCCTGATAGGGCGAAGACTTACGTCCTACTTGCGAATATATATGCTGCAGGTAACAAATGGGGTGAGTATGCTGACACAAGGAGGCTGTTGAGAGGCATAGGGAGCAGGAAGGAGGCTGGAACAAGTTGGATAGATGTAACTGATAAGATCTATAGCTTCACCACAGCTGATAGTAGCAGCCCTCAAGTTAGTTTGGCAGATGAGGTATTGCAGATCTTGGCTCGACACATGCATGAAGCTTTAGCAGATTCTTCTCACAAAGTTTTCAGAGTTGCATGA
- the LOC100828591 gene encoding probable glycerol-3-phosphate acyltransferase 3, translating into MDLKPFSKSFLAFYCFVRRRLGSPPGQYNHWQSSYNISTTAKIIERAPQDDEHLRNKTLILDVEGGLLRSSSTFPYFMLVAIEAGSFLRGLILLCLYPLLCCLTQEVESKIMVMVCFLGLREEDLTRVARATLPKYFLEDVGKEGLEVVRRGKRVAGVCRLIPRVMVEAFLKEYTGLEVVVGREVKMMKGRYVGLLEKESEGKHGQAKLDGEDMIWFGSSSSYDHHELFSRCKEVYLVTPEEKRKWSPLPRDQYPRPLIFHDGRLAFSPTPQATLAMFMWLPLSLPLTVLRTLIFLNLPYPISVAIGSVIGVTTRVINSPLTTGQVGCEPHDQPSSQGHLYVCNHRTLLDPIYISAMLNKQVSAVTYSVSRVSELLSPIRTVKLTRNRDEDRRRMEQALQQGDLVVCPEGTTCREPYLLRFSPLFVELVDEVYPVALVNWSSMFHGTSTGKSKYLDHFYYFMNPRPAYDVQFMDKMPTRMMIEGKRCESYEVANLMQGEIGNVLGFQSTKLTRRDKYLTLAGNEGLADEKQ; encoded by the exons GCACCACAAGACGATGAGCACCTCCGGAACAAAACTCTAATCCTAGATGTTGAAGGAGGGCTTCTGAGGTCTTCATCTACCTTCCCTTATTTCATGCTTGTTGCTATAGAGGCAGGTAGTTTCCTAAGAGGCCTCATCCTACTATGCCTCTACCCTTTGCTATGTTGCCTGACACAAGAAGTAGAATCAAAGATCATGGTCATGGTGTGCTTCTTGGGGTTAAGGGAGGAGGACCTGACTAGGGTTGCAAGGGCAACGTTGCCGAAGTATTTCCTAGAGGATGTCGGGAAGGAGGGACTTGAGGTGGTGAGAAGGGGGAAGAGAGTGGCAGGGGTCTGTAGGTTGATCCCTAGGGTTATGGTGGAAGCATTTCTTAAGGAGTATACAGggttggaggtggtggtgggaaGGGAAGTGAAGATGATGAAAGGGCGTTATGTTGGTTTATTGGAAAAGGAGAGTGAAGGAAAGCATGGGCAGGCAAAGCTTGACGGAGAAGACATGATATGGTTTGGAAGCAGCTCAAGCTATGATCATCATGAGCTTTTCTCTCGGTGCAAG GAGGTTTACTTGGTGACAccagaagagaagagaaaatggTCACCCTTGCCAAGGGACCAGTACCCAAGGCCCTTGATCTTCCATGATGGCAGGCTGGCGTTTTCTCCTACCCCTCAAGCCACCCTAGCCATGTTCATGTGGCTCCCGCTTTCCCTCCCCCTCACTGTGCTCCGAACACTTATCTTTCTAAACCTACCATATCCTATTTCAGTCGCAATCGGGTCTGTTATCGGAGTCACAACCCGGGTTATCAACTCCCCTCTCACCACTGGTCAAGTGGGCTGTGAACCTCATGACCAGCCAAGCTCACAGGGCCATCTTTATGTGTGCAACCACCGCACGCTCCTCGACCCAATCTATATCTCAGCAATGCTGAATAAGCAGGTATCAGCCGTCACATATAGTGTCAGCCGTGTAAGCGAGCTCCTATCACCAATCAGGACTGTCAAGCTAACCCGAAACCGAGATGAGGACAGGAGGAGGATGGAGCAGGCACTGCAGCAGGGGGACCTGGTCGTCTGCCCTGAGGGGACCACATGCCGGGAGCCATACCTGCTCCGGTTCAGCCCTCTGTTCGTCGAGCTCGTCGATGAGGTCTACCCAGTGGCGCTGGTGAACTGGTCCAGCATGTTCCATGGAACCTCCACCGGCAAGTCTAAGTATCTGGACCATTTTTACTACTTCATGAACCCACGTCCGGCTTATGACGTTCAGTTCATGGACAAGATGCCAACCAGGATGATGATCGAAGGGAAGAGATGTGAGAGCTACGAGGTGGCCAACCTGATGCAGGGTGAGATTGGTAATGTTCTTGGGTTTCAATCAACCAAGCTCACCCGTAGGGACAAGTACTTGACGCTGGCAGGAAATGAAGGGCTTGCTGATGAAAAGCAGTGA